A genomic stretch from Gorilla gorilla gorilla isolate KB3781 chromosome 20, NHGRI_mGorGor1-v2.1_pri, whole genome shotgun sequence includes:
- the LOC129528600 gene encoding choriogonadotropin subunit beta variant 2-like: MSKGLLLLLLLSTGGTWASKEPLRPRCRPINATLAVEKEGCPVCITVNTTICAGYCPTMTRVLQGVLPPVPQVVCNYRDVRFESIRLPGCPRGVNPVVSYAVALSCQCARCRRSTTDCGGPKDHPLTCDDPRFQASSSSKAPPPSLPSPSRLPGPSDTPILPQ, translated from the exons atgtcaaag gggctgctgctgttgctgctgctgagcacgggcgggacatgggcatccaaggagccgcttcggccacggtgccgccccatcaatgccaccctggctgtcgagaaggagggctgccccgtgtgcatcaccgtcaacaccaccatctgtgccggctactgccccaccatg ACCCgcgtgctgcagggggtcctgccgcccgtgcctcaggtggtgtgcaactaccgcgatgtgcgcttcgagtccatccggctccctggctgcccgcgCGGCGTGAACCCCGTGGTCTCCTACGCCGTGGCTCTCAGCTGTCAATGTGCACGCTGCCGCCGCAGCACCACTGACTGCGGGGGTCCCAAGGACCACCCCTTGACCTGTGATGACCcccgcttccaggcctcctcttcctcaaaggcccctccccccagccttccaagcccatcccgactcccggggccctcagacaccccgatcctcccacaataa